The Arachis hypogaea cultivar Tifrunner chromosome 14, arahy.Tifrunner.gnm2.J5K5, whole genome shotgun sequence genome has a segment encoding these proteins:
- the LOC112744056 gene encoding uncharacterized protein, translated as MAMANATLISCNSSTSTHLPLNNHKSSRTSLHFTQLKVASLSPHRLVLSASKSAIHLKRCRFLQICHSSSLKNQQEESKEESVVGGSKNGNGNGNGNGNGGRDWTSSILLFFLWAGLIYYVFFLTPNQTPSRDMYFLQKLLNLKGDDGFRLNEVLVSLWYIMGLWPLAYSMLLLPTGRSSKSKVPVWPFLVLSCFGGAYALLPYFILWNPPAPPVEETELKSWPLIFLESKVTAVISLAAGACIIIYACLAGADTWTEFFQYFRESKFIHITSIDFTLLSTFAPFWVYNDMTTRKWFDKGSWLLPISLIPFLGPGLYLLLRPSLSTMAIPQTPAEPE; from the exons ATGGCAATGGCGAACGCCACTCTCATCTCCTGCAACTCTTCAACTTCGACACATCTTCCTCTCAACAATCACAAAAGCTCCAGAACCTCACTTCATTTTACTCAACTTAAAGTAGCTTCACTTTCACCACACAGATTAGTTCTTAGTGCCTCTAAGTCAGCAATTCATTTGAAACGCTGTCGTTTCCTCCAAATTTGTCATAGTTCTTCTCTCAAGAACCAACAAGAGGAGTCAAAGGAAGAGAGTGTAGTTGGTGGGAGCAAGAATGGGAATGGGAATGGGAACGGGAACGGAAATGGTGGAAGGGACTGGACCAGCTCAATTTTGCTCTTCTTCTTGTGGGCTGGACTTATCTACTATGTTTTCTTTCTCACACCAAATCAAACCCCG TCAAGGGACATGTATTTCCTGCAAAAGCTTCTGAATTTGAAAGGAGATGATGGTTTCAGATTGAATGAAGTGCTTGTATCATTGTGGTACATAATGGGTTTGTGGCCCTTGGCCTATAGCATGCTGCTACTTCCTACAGGAAGGAG CTCAAAAAGCAAAGTTCCTGTTTGGCCCTTCCTTGTACTTTCATGTTTTGGCGGTGCATATGCGCTTCTTCCTTATTTCATACTTTGGAATCCACCAGCACCTCCGGTTGAAGAAACTGAGCTTAAATCATGGCCATTGATCTTTCTTGAATCAAAAGTAACTGCAGTG ATATCGCTTGCTGCAGGGGCATGCATAATAATATATGCTTGTTTAGCCGGGGCAGACACATGGACAGAATTTTTTCAGTACTTCAGAGAAAGCAAATTT ATTCATATCACGTCCATTGATTTTACCCTACTTTCCACATTTGCACCATTTTGGGTCTACAATGACATGACTACTAGAAAATG GTTTGATAAAGGTTCCTGGCTTCTTCCCATATCATTGATACCTTTCTTGGGGCCTGGTTTATACCTTCTTCTACGACCGTCACTGTCAACAATGGCCATTCCACAAACTCCAGCTGAACCAGAGTAA
- the LOC112744055 gene encoding ribulose-1,5 bisphosphate carboxylase/oxygenase large subunit N-methyltransferase, chloroplastic, with protein sequence MYSTTLIPASSSGLAFASPIQRTHRKQHHHVRWHCSSLSAASGTATQVSTVPWGCDSDSLENASALQKWLSESGLPPQKMSIQRVEVGERGLVASKNIRKGEKLLFVPPTLVITEDSEWTCPEAGAILKKNSVPDWPLLATYLISEASFMKSSRWSNYISALPRQPYSLLYWSQAELDRYLEASQIRERAVDRINNVIGTYNDLRLRIFSKHPDLFPEELFNIESFKWSFGILFSRLVRLPSMDGRVALVPWADMLNHSCEVDTFLDYDNLSKGIVFTTDRPYQPGEQVFISYGKKSNGELLLSYGFVPREGANPCDSVELSVSLKKSDKSYKEKLELLKKYGLSGSQCFPIQITGWPLELMAYAYLAVSPSSMRAQFEEMAAAASNKTTIKKDSRYPEIEEQALQFILDSCESSISKYNNFLQASGSLDLDVTSPKQLNRRLFLKQLAVDLCTSERRILFRTQYILRRRLRDMRAGELRALKIFDGLRNLFQ encoded by the exons ATGTACAGCACCACTCTCATCCCTGCTTCTAGTTCTGGTCTTGCTTTCGCCTCACCGATTCAGAGAACCCACCGAAAGCAGCACCACCATGTTCGTTGGCATTGCTCGTCGCTTTCTGCTGCAAGCGGCACCGCTACTCAAGTCTCAACCGTTCCATGGGGCTGCGATAGTGATTCCTTGGAGAACGCATCGGCGTTGCAGAAGTGGCTGTCAGAGTCAGGGCTTCCACCGCAGAAGATGAGCATACAGAGAGTTGAGGTCGGAGAGAGGGGCCTAGTTGCCTCAAAGAATATAAGGAAAGGAGAGAAGCTCCTCTTCGTCCCTCCCACGCTCGTTATCACCGAAGATTCC GAGTGGACCTGCCCCGAAGCTGGtgcaattttgaaaaagaattcggTGCCGGATTGGCCATTGCTTGCAACTTATCTCATAAGTGAAGCCAGCTTCATGAAATCTTCAAGATGGAGTAACTATATATCAGCCCTACCTCGCCAGCCTTATTCACTTCTTTACtg GTCACAAGCAGAACTAGATCGCTATTTGGAAGCTTCACAAATTAGGGAGAGAGCAGTTGACAGGATTAATAATGTCATTGGAAC ATACAATGATTTGAGGCTCAGAATATTTTCCAAACACCCCGATTTGTTCCCTGAAGAG TTGTTCAACATTGAGTCCTTCAAATGGTCATTTGGCATTCTCTTTTCTCGTTTG GTTCGGTTACCCTCAATGGACGGAAGGGTTGCCTTGGTTCCTTGGGCAGATATGTTGAATCATAGTTGTGAA GTGGATACCTTTTTGGATTATGATAATTTATCAAAGGGAATTGTCTTTACTACAGATCGGCCGTATCAACCAGGTGAGCAG GTGTTCATTTCATATGGAAAAAAATCAAATGGGGAGCTTCTATTATCGTATGGGTTTGTTCCAAGGGAAGGCGCCAATCCTTGTGATTCAGTTGAGTTGTCAGTGTCACTCAAGAAATCTGATAAATCCTACAAGGAGAAATTAGAACTCTTGAAGAAGTATGGATTATCAGG ATCTCAATGTTTTCCAATACAGATTACTGGTTGGCCATTGGAGTTAATGGCTTATGCTTATTTAGCTGTTAGTCCTTCAAGCATGAGAGCGCAATTTGAAGAG ATGGCTGCGGCAGCATCGAATAAAACTACCATCAAGAAAGATTCAAGATATCCTGAAATAGAGGAGCAAGCATTGCAGTTCATACTTGACAGTTGTGAATCCAGTATATCGAAATACAACAATTTCTTACAG GCAAGTGGATCTCTGGATTTAGATGTAACTTCTCCGAAACAACTCAACCGTAGACTTTTTCTGAAACAGCTCGCGGTGGACTTGTGTACAAGTGAGCGAAGGATATTATTTCGTACTCAATAT ATACTGAGAAGAAGACTGAGGGATATGAGGGCTGGTGAATTAAGAGCTTTAAAAATCTTTGATGGGCTCCGAAATCTTTTCCAATGA